Proteins encoded in a region of the Zunongwangia endophytica genome:
- a CDS encoding nucleoside-diphosphate kinase has protein sequence MAGNRTFTMLKPDAVEKGHIGAILDQINASGFRIVAMKLTQMTKADAETFYAVHKERPFFGELVEFMTRGPIVAAILEKDNAVEDFRTLIGATNPEDAAEGTIRKKYASSVGENAVHGSDSDENAAIEGAFHFAGREMF, from the coding sequence ATGGCAGGAAACAGAACTTTCACCATGCTTAAGCCTGATGCTGTAGAAAAAGGGCATATTGGTGCAATTTTAGATCAGATCAATGCTTCAGGTTTTAGAATCGTAGCCATGAAGTTAACGCAAATGACTAAAGCAGATGCTGAAACTTTTTACGCGGTTCACAAAGAGCGTCCGTTCTTTGGAGAATTGGTAGAATTTATGACTAGAGGACCAATCGTTGCAGCAATCTTAGAAAAAGATAATGCAGTAGAAGATTTTAGAACTTTAATTGGTGCTACAAATCCTGAGGATGCTGCTGAAGGAACTATTAGAAAAAAATACGCTTCTTCTGTAGGAGAAAATGCAGTTCACGGTAGTGATAGCGATGAGAACGCTGCTATCGAAGGTGCTTTTCATTTTGCAGGAAGAGAAATGTTCTAA
- the ribH gene encoding 6,7-dimethyl-8-ribityllumazine synthase: MATEGNNLSEYDKSTIPNAKEFRFGIVVSEWNDEVTEGLYKGAYEALKEHGVLEKKIVRWNVPGSFELTYGCKKMQETYDMLDAIIAIGSVIQGETKHFDFVCQGVSNGITQLNVNSDTPVIFCVLTDNNKQQSLDRSGGKHGNKGTEAAIAAIKMAQLRKEARF, translated from the coding sequence ATGGCAACCGAAGGAAATAATCTATCGGAATACGATAAATCTACAATCCCAAACGCGAAAGAATTTCGGTTTGGGATTGTTGTTTCTGAATGGAATGATGAAGTAACAGAAGGTCTTTATAAGGGTGCTTATGAAGCGTTAAAGGAGCATGGCGTTCTAGAAAAGAAAATAGTACGTTGGAATGTTCCCGGAAGTTTCGAGCTCACTTATGGCTGCAAAAAGATGCAGGAAACTTACGATATGCTAGATGCAATAATAGCAATAGGCAGTGTGATTCAGGGAGAGACAAAACACTTTGATTTTGTTTGTCAGGGAGTTTCAAATGGTATTACGCAGCTAAATGTAAATAGTGATACGCCTGTGATTTTCTGTGTACTTACAGATAACAATAAGCAGCAATCTTTAGATCGCTCTGGTGGTAAGCACGGTAACAAAGGAACCGAAGCTGCTATCGCTGCTATAAAAATGGCACAATTAAGAAAAGAAGCCAGATTTTAA
- a CDS encoding DHH family phosphoesterase → MIEQNILEITAELSKASNIVIVPHKGPDGDAMGSTLALMHFLKDKGHNAKVIAPNEYPTFLKWLPGNDEVMIYEENKPAANAVIDDAEIIFTLDFNDLSRCGDMQHSLETSKAIFIMIDHHQEPAEYADYTYSDTQMSSTCEMVYHFIDKLRAKNKITPEIASCLYTGIMTDTGSFRFSSTSATTHRVIADLIDKGAKNSDIHQDVFDTNSESRLQLLGVALNNLNVNRQYRTAYITMSQEELDANNFRKGDTEGFVNYGLSLDGIIFAAIFIENKQEGIIKISFRSKGDFSVNTFARNHFHGGGHNNAAGGRSDENMNDTIVKFNSLLPDYKEQLQA, encoded by the coding sequence ATGATAGAACAAAATATTTTAGAGATTACTGCGGAATTGTCCAAAGCTAGCAATATAGTTATTGTTCCGCATAAAGGGCCCGATGGTGATGCCATGGGAAGCACCCTGGCGCTAATGCATTTTTTGAAAGATAAAGGACATAATGCAAAAGTTATTGCTCCTAACGAATATCCAACTTTTTTAAAGTGGTTACCGGGCAATGATGAAGTGATGATCTACGAGGAAAATAAACCAGCAGCGAATGCAGTTATCGATGATGCTGAAATTATTTTCACATTAGATTTTAACGATCTTTCTCGTTGCGGTGATATGCAGCACAGCTTAGAAACAAGCAAAGCGATCTTTATAATGATCGACCATCACCAGGAACCAGCAGAATATGCCGATTATACATACAGTGATACTCAAATGAGTTCTACCTGCGAGATGGTTTACCATTTTATTGATAAACTACGTGCTAAAAATAAGATCACTCCAGAGATTGCCAGTTGTTTATACACCGGGATCATGACAGATACAGGATCATTTAGATTTAGCAGTACTAGCGCAACAACGCATCGCGTAATAGCCGATTTAATTGACAAAGGAGCTAAGAATAGTGATATTCATCAAGATGTTTTTGATACGAATTCTGAAAGTCGCTTGCAATTATTAGGAGTTGCGCTTAACAACCTAAATGTTAATCGACAGTACAGAACGGCTTACATTACCATGAGCCAGGAAGAATTGGATGCAAATAATTTCAGAAAAGGCGATACCGAAGGTTTTGTAAACTACGGCTTATCCTTAGACGGAATTATTTTTGCTGCCATTTTTATCGAAAATAAGCAGGAAGGAATTATTAAAATCTCATTTAGATCCAAAGGAGATTTTTCGGTAAATACGTTTGCCAGAAATCACTTTCACGGCGGAGGCCACAACAATGCAGCTGGTGGAAGAAGCGATGAGAATATGAATGATACTATCGTAAAATTCAACAGCTTGCTTCCGGATTATAAAGAACAACTTCAGGCATGA
- a CDS encoding tetratricopeptide repeat protein — translation MATYKKRGYKPPKEKIQDVEEGNENEYVDGESTTEEVFNSLDEGASRTETWVAENQKYIYIVLGVVIVAVLGYLCYEQWIQEPKRAEAANEMAQAQNYMQSAMSAGASESDSLYNLALNGGEGKYGFLDIIDNYGGTPSANIASYNAGFAYLYTGKYQEAIEHLEDFSSDDEVLAPLATGGIGDAFMQLDQPEEALDYYVKAANMRSNSFTTPKFLLKAAVTALELGNAEDALEYLNKLENEYPESTEAEQAPVFKGQAQGTN, via the coding sequence ATGGCAACTTATAAGAAAAGAGGATATAAACCACCAAAGGAGAAAATCCAGGATGTTGAAGAAGGAAATGAAAACGAGTATGTAGATGGAGAATCTACTACCGAAGAAGTTTTTAACAGTTTAGATGAAGGCGCTAGCCGTACCGAAACATGGGTAGCTGAAAACCAAAAGTATATTTATATAGTTTTAGGTGTTGTTATCGTAGCTGTTCTTGGTTACCTTTGTTACGAGCAATGGATACAGGAGCCTAAGAGAGCTGAAGCTGCCAACGAGATGGCGCAGGCACAAAATTATATGCAGTCGGCTATGAGTGCAGGAGCTTCAGAAAGTGACTCACTTTACAATCTGGCTTTAAACGGTGGTGAAGGTAAATACGGTTTTCTTGATATTATCGATAACTATGGCGGAACTCCAAGTGCAAATATCGCTTCTTATAATGCTGGTTTTGCTTATCTTTATACTGGGAAGTATCAGGAAGCTATTGAACATTTAGAAGATTTTAGTAGTGATGATGAAGTTCTTGCTCCACTAGCAACTGGTGGTATTGGTGATGCGTTTATGCAATTAGATCAGCCAGAAGAAGCTTTAGATTATTACGTAAAAGCTGCTAATATGAGATCTAATAGCTTTACAACTCCTAAATTTTTATTGAAAGCTGCTGTTACTGCATTAGAATTAGGTAATGCTGAAGATGCTTTAGAGTATCTTAATAAATTGGAAAATGAATACCCAGAGTCTACAGAGGCAGAGCAAGCTCCAGTCTTTAAAGGTCAGGCTCAGGGAACGAACTAA
- the mutL gene encoding DNA mismatch repair endonuclease MutL — protein sequence MSDIIQLLPDHVANQIAAGEVVQRPASVIKELLENAIDAYAQNIQVVIKDAGKTLIQVVDDGGGMSLTDARMSFERHATSKIKSAEDLFSLNTKGFRGEALASIAAIAHVELKTKPEDEEVGTCIKIEGSKVTSQEPCVAPKGTSLCVKNLFYNIPARRNFLKSDAVELRHIIDEFQRVAMAHPSIAFSLFHNGGELFQLPSTNHRQRITNIFGAKTNEKLVPVDEDTEIVKISGFVGKPEFAKRSRGEQFFFVNNRFIKSPYLNHAVSAAFEGLLKEKTYPSYFLYLDVNPKSIDINIHPTKTEIKFDDEHALYAMLRSAIKHSLGQFSVAPVLDFERDANLDTPYDYKNKQAEVPKIEVDRNFNPFENEFNTSSIRSGKNNSFRRESTQSWESLYSGLDSGSETDQNHFNQVEFESEEVTGKLFDDNHSESEAGTFQLQKKYIVSTLKSGILVIDQNRAHTRILYEELLKNITIAAAVSQQLLFPLELQFNTHEIEMLKEIKESLEQTGFIFSNIESEIVEITGIPTLICESEVGMLIEQLLSDFENEVPDNGFSQTDLLAKSLAKGMAVKSGTLLNSTEQQHIVNRLFACKEPDVSPFNRSVFVTLTVDELDKKFT from the coding sequence ATGAGTGATATAATACAACTTTTACCAGATCACGTTGCGAATCAAATAGCAGCGGGAGAGGTAGTACAGCGCCCAGCATCTGTTATTAAAGAATTGTTGGAGAACGCTATAGATGCTTATGCTCAAAATATTCAGGTTGTAATAAAAGATGCCGGTAAAACTTTAATTCAGGTAGTGGATGATGGTGGCGGGATGAGTCTTACAGATGCACGTATGAGTTTTGAGCGCCACGCAACTTCAAAAATTAAATCTGCGGAAGATCTTTTCAGTTTAAACACCAAAGGTTTTAGAGGAGAAGCTTTAGCCTCGATAGCGGCTATTGCGCATGTAGAGCTTAAAACTAAGCCCGAAGATGAAGAGGTTGGGACATGTATTAAGATTGAAGGAAGTAAAGTAACCTCGCAGGAACCCTGCGTTGCACCCAAAGGAACTTCGTTATGTGTGAAGAACCTTTTTTATAACATCCCTGCCAGAAGAAACTTTTTAAAGTCTGATGCGGTAGAATTACGCCACATTATTGATGAATTTCAACGCGTCGCAATGGCACATCCTTCTATTGCATTTTCGCTTTTTCACAATGGGGGCGAACTTTTTCAGTTGCCATCTACCAATCACAGGCAACGGATAACCAATATTTTCGGCGCAAAAACCAATGAAAAACTGGTTCCCGTAGATGAGGATACGGAGATTGTAAAAATCTCAGGTTTTGTTGGAAAACCAGAATTTGCTAAGCGGAGTAGAGGGGAGCAGTTCTTTTTTGTGAATAATCGATTTATTAAAAGCCCTTATCTTAATCACGCCGTTTCTGCTGCATTCGAAGGTTTACTGAAAGAAAAAACTTATCCTAGTTATTTTCTTTATCTGGATGTTAATCCTAAAAGTATAGATATAAATATTCATCCTACGAAAACTGAAATTAAGTTTGATGATGAGCATGCACTTTATGCAATGTTACGAAGTGCAATAAAACATAGTCTAGGTCAATTTAGTGTTGCGCCAGTACTAGATTTTGAGCGCGATGCAAATTTAGATACGCCCTACGATTACAAAAATAAGCAAGCAGAAGTTCCTAAGATTGAAGTAGATCGTAACTTCAATCCTTTTGAAAATGAATTTAATACTTCATCGATTCGATCTGGAAAAAATAATAGTTTTAGAAGAGAGTCTACACAATCCTGGGAAAGTTTATATTCAGGATTAGACTCAGGTTCAGAAACAGATCAAAATCATTTTAATCAGGTTGAATTTGAAAGTGAAGAAGTGACAGGAAAACTGTTTGACGATAACCATTCAGAGTCTGAAGCAGGTACGTTTCAGCTTCAAAAAAAATATATAGTTTCTACTTTGAAAAGCGGAATTTTGGTAATCGATCAAAATCGAGCGCATACCAGAATACTTTACGAAGAGCTTTTAAAGAATATTACGATTGCAGCAGCTGTAAGTCAGCAACTGCTTTTTCCGTTAGAATTGCAGTTTAATACGCATGAAATCGAAATGCTTAAAGAAATTAAGGAATCTTTAGAACAAACTGGTTTTATTTTTTCTAATATTGAAAGCGAAATCGTAGAAATCACTGGCATACCAACGTTAATATGCGAAAGTGAAGTGGGCATGCTAATAGAACAGTTGTTATCTGACTTTGAAAATGAAGTGCCCGATAATGGATTTTCACAAACCGATTTGCTGGCAAAATCATTAGCAAAGGGCATGGCCGTTAAATCAGGAACTCTATTAAACAGTACAGAACAGCAACATATTGTAAATCGATTGTTTGCGTGTAAGGAACCAGACGTTAGTCCGTTTAACAGATCTGTGTTTGTTACGTTAACCGTAGACGAATTGGATAAAAAGTTTACCTAA
- a CDS encoding aminoacyl-histidine dipeptidase, producing the protein MNDEIRDLQPKALWNNFADLNAVPRASKKEEQVIQFIKDFGENLGLETLVDETGNVVIRKAATQGLEDRKMVVLQSHLDMVHQKNNDTNFDFDTQGIKMHVDGDWVKADGTTLGADNGLGVATIMAILESNDIEHPAIEALFTIDEETGMTGAKGLSPDLLNGDILLNLDTEEDDEIGIGCAGGVDITALREYEEENNPENSVGYKIVVKGLQGGHSGMDIIKGLANANKLMARLLYTAYRDFGLRISELQGGGLRNAIPRESEALVVVDKEDTNVFVQQMLVWIGEIKKEYAGLEPNMDISISEAEVSGNVMKVEDQMEIIKAIASAHNGVYRMSPDIEGLVEASNNIANVIVAKGKAKVKCLTRSSVESVKSDLAHSLQASFELAKFKVKQSGEYPGWAPNSDSAILKVLDEIYQKQNGEKADIAACHAGLECGIIGNHYPEMDMISFGPTIRGAHSPDERASISSTQKFWDFTLEVLKNIPKK; encoded by the coding sequence ATGAATGATGAGATAAGGGATTTACAACCCAAAGCGCTATGGAATAATTTTGCAGATCTAAATGCAGTCCCAAGAGCGTCGAAAAAAGAAGAACAGGTTATACAATTTATTAAAGATTTCGGTGAAAACTTAGGATTGGAAACACTAGTTGATGAAACCGGAAATGTGGTGATTCGTAAAGCTGCTACTCAGGGCTTAGAAGATCGCAAAATGGTGGTGCTACAGTCTCATCTAGATATGGTTCACCAGAAAAATAATGATACAAATTTTGATTTTGATACTCAGGGAATTAAAATGCATGTTGATGGTGATTGGGTAAAAGCCGACGGTACAACGCTTGGCGCTGATAATGGTTTGGGAGTAGCAACGATAATGGCTATTTTAGAAAGTAATGATATCGAACATCCCGCTATTGAAGCACTTTTTACTATCGACGAAGAAACAGGAATGACTGGTGCTAAAGGTTTATCACCAGATCTATTAAATGGCGATATTTTACTGAATCTTGATACTGAAGAAGATGATGAAATTGGTATTGGATGTGCTGGTGGTGTAGATATTACCGCTTTGCGTGAGTATGAGGAAGAAAATAATCCTGAAAATTCTGTAGGTTATAAAATAGTAGTTAAAGGGTTACAGGGTGGACACTCTGGAATGGATATTATAAAAGGCTTAGCCAACGCCAATAAATTGATGGCAAGACTGCTTTATACAGCTTATCGTGATTTTGGGTTACGAATTTCAGAATTACAAGGTGGTGGTTTACGAAATGCAATTCCGCGTGAAAGTGAAGCTCTTGTAGTGGTCGATAAAGAAGACACCAATGTTTTTGTGCAGCAAATGCTAGTGTGGATTGGTGAAATTAAAAAAGAGTACGCTGGGCTAGAACCTAATATGGATATTAGTATTTCTGAAGCTGAGGTTAGCGGAAATGTGATGAAGGTGGAAGATCAAATGGAGATTATTAAAGCTATTGCTTCTGCTCATAATGGAGTTTATAGAATGAGTCCGGATATTGAAGGACTTGTGGAGGCTTCTAATAATATCGCCAATGTGATTGTAGCAAAGGGAAAAGCAAAAGTGAAATGTCTTACCAGGTCTTCTGTAGAGTCTGTGAAGAGCGACCTTGCACATAGTCTTCAGGCAAGTTTTGAATTAGCGAAATTTAAAGTGAAGCAATCTGGTGAATATCCAGGATGGGCACCAAATTCTGATTCTGCCATTCTTAAAGTTTTGGATGAAATTTATCAAAAGCAAAACGGTGAGAAAGCCGATATTGCTGCTTGTCACGCAGGATTAGAATGCGGAATTATTGGTAATCATTATCCAGAAATGGATATGATCTCCTTTGGACCAACAATTAGAGGAGCACATTCTCCAGATGAAAGAGCAAGTATTTCTTCAACTCAAAAATTCTGGGATTTCACCTTAGAAGTTTTAAAGAACATTCCGAAGAAGTAA
- a CDS encoding lipocalin family protein: MKNTGLIFFVFSLFLLSCNKQDPKEQIQYLEGYWEIDKVKVSEDSTITYKVNQNVDYLEIEGKTGQRTKVRPQMDGSFKTSNSAEKLELKIEEDSLRIYYKTPYDSWKETVLNASNDQLVIKNDQDKIYHYKKYTPISIETNEEK, translated from the coding sequence GTGAAAAATACAGGACTTATCTTTTTTGTATTCAGTTTATTTCTTTTAAGTTGTAATAAGCAAGATCCTAAAGAGCAAATACAATATTTAGAAGGCTACTGGGAAATTGACAAAGTGAAAGTTAGTGAAGATTCTACGATTACCTATAAGGTTAATCAAAACGTAGATTATTTAGAAATTGAAGGTAAAACAGGACAACGCACGAAGGTTCGACCTCAAATGGATGGTTCGTTTAAGACCAGTAATTCCGCAGAAAAATTAGAGTTAAAAATTGAAGAAGATAGTCTTAGAATTTATTATAAAACTCCTTACGATAGCTGGAAGGAAACAGTACTAAATGCCTCTAACGATCAATTAGTAATAAAAAACGACCAGGATAAGATCTATCATTATAAAAAATACACCCCAATAAGTATCGAAACCAATGAAGAGAAATAA
- the recF gene encoding DNA replication/repair protein RecF (All proteins in this family for which functions are known are DNA-binding proteins that assist the filamentation of RecA onto DNA for the initiation of recombination or recombinational repair.), producing the protein MHLKHLSLLNYKNLESTSFEFDPKINCMVGHNGVGKTNVLDSIYHLAFGKSYFNPITSQNINHEADFFVVDGTFEKDQKHEQILVSAKRGQKKVIKRNQKPYEKVSEHIGFIPAVIISPADRDLIIEGSETRRKFMDGVISQSDSVYLNTLINYSKIVSQRNSLLKYFAANRTFDRDTLEVYNHQLDDLGTKLYKKRLEFLEEFVPIFNKRYSDITNNQEPVSIQYKSQLSEKSLSQLLEDQLQKDMVLQYTSVGTHKDDLSFEIEGHPIKKFGSQGQQKSFLVALKLAQFDFIKKISQVYPILLLDDIFDKLDEQRVAHIVALVATNELGQIFISDTHADRTEKVVKESNQTYKIFKL; encoded by the coding sequence ATGCATTTAAAACACCTCTCTCTTTTAAATTACAAGAATCTGGAATCAACTTCTTTTGAATTTGACCCTAAAATAAACTGTATGGTTGGGCATAACGGTGTGGGTAAAACGAACGTTTTAGACAGTATTTATCATCTGGCTTTTGGTAAAAGTTATTTTAACCCTATTACCAGCCAAAATATAAATCACGAAGCAGATTTTTTTGTGGTAGACGGAACTTTTGAGAAGGATCAAAAGCACGAACAAATACTAGTTAGTGCGAAACGCGGACAAAAAAAAGTAATCAAAAGAAACCAAAAGCCTTATGAAAAAGTAAGTGAGCACATTGGTTTTATACCGGCAGTAATTATCTCTCCCGCAGATCGCGACCTTATTATAGAAGGCAGTGAAACGCGCAGGAAATTTATGGACGGCGTGATTTCACAAAGTGATAGTGTATACCTAAATACACTTATTAATTATAGTAAAATCGTTTCTCAACGAAATTCGCTTTTAAAATATTTTGCAGCCAATCGCACTTTCGATCGAGACACCTTAGAAGTTTATAATCATCAGTTAGATGATCTGGGTACCAAATTATATAAAAAGCGTTTAGAATTTTTAGAAGAGTTTGTACCGATTTTCAATAAAAGATATTCTGATATTACTAATAATCAGGAGCCCGTAAGTATTCAGTATAAAAGTCAGCTTTCTGAAAAGAGCCTTTCTCAACTTCTGGAAGATCAACTTCAAAAAGATATGGTGTTGCAATATACCAGCGTGGGAACGCATAAAGACGATCTAAGCTTTGAAATTGAAGGCCATCCTATAAAAAAATTTGGTTCGCAAGGACAACAAAAATCGTTCTTAGTCGCTTTGAAGTTGGCGCAATTCGATTTTATAAAAAAAATTAGTCAGGTGTATCCTATTCTATTATTAGATGATATCTTCGACAAATTAGACGAACAACGTGTAGCTCATATTGTGGCTTTGGTTGCTACTAATGAATTGGGACAAATCTTTATAAGTGACACCCACGCCGATAGAACAGAGAAAGTCGTTAAAGAAAGTAATCAAACCTATAAAATATTCAAATTGTGA
- a CDS encoding DUF721 domain-containing protein yields the protein MKRNNENLSIGDVLKDFVEKNNLEKGLDKVHVRDAWNKQMGPAIQKYTTAIKLQGTTLFVQLSSSVLREELSYGKEKIVKMLNEELGKKLIEKLVLR from the coding sequence ATGAAGAGAAATAACGAAAATCTAAGTATAGGCGACGTTCTAAAAGATTTTGTAGAAAAAAATAATCTGGAAAAAGGACTGGACAAAGTTCATGTTCGCGATGCGTGGAACAAACAAATGGGACCGGCAATCCAGAAATACACCACAGCGATTAAACTTCAGGGTACCACATTATTTGTACAGCTAAGCTCTTCAGTATTGCGCGAAGAATTAAGCTACGGAAAAGAAAAAATAGTAAAAATGCTAAACGAAGAGCTGGGAAAAAAATTAATCGAAAAGTTAGTGCTTCGGTAA
- a CDS encoding peptidylprolyl isomerase produces the protein MKKFSLLLLSAIVLAFTACKEDYPDLEDGMYAKFDTSLGPIVAELYYDKTPITVASFVSLAEGNSTMVDSTYKDKNFYDGLIFHRIIDGFMIQGGDPTGTGRGGPGYKFPDETTDSLSHDSKGILSMANAGPGTNGSQFFITLAPTPNLDGRHTVFGKVVKGQDVVDAIGKVETDPSDRPKKDVTINTVEIIRKGKPARKFDAPEVFKDELEKIKQAEEEAARKLEEAKQENKAMFDKYREEAKKLDSGLGIYKLEEGDGPKPQIGQKVGVDYEGYFLDGGIFDTSKEDIAKKFNIFNEMRSMQNGYAPLTLTYGPDSPMIAGFKEGIMEMKVGDKAILYIPSHLAYGERGKRPIEPNTDLIFVVELVEIK, from the coding sequence ATGAAAAAATTTAGCCTTTTACTTTTAAGTGCTATAGTACTTGCTTTTACGGCTTGTAAGGAAGATTACCCAGATTTAGAAGACGGCATGTATGCCAAATTCGACACCTCTCTAGGGCCGATTGTTGCTGAGCTTTATTACGATAAAACTCCAATTACGGTTGCCAGTTTTGTTTCTTTAGCTGAAGGAAACAGCACCATGGTAGATAGTACTTACAAAGATAAAAACTTTTATGACGGACTTATTTTCCATAGAATTATTGATGGTTTTATGATCCAGGGTGGTGATCCTACAGGAACAGGACGTGGTGGCCCGGGATACAAATTTCCAGATGAAACTACAGATAGTTTAAGCCATGATTCTAAAGGAATTCTTTCTATGGCCAACGCAGGTCCAGGAACTAATGGTAGCCAGTTTTTCATAACGCTTGCCCCTACCCCGAATTTAGATGGAAGACACACTGTTTTTGGGAAAGTAGTAAAAGGGCAGGATGTGGTAGACGCCATAGGAAAAGTAGAAACAGATCCTAGCGATCGTCCTAAAAAAGACGTAACTATTAATACTGTTGAAATCATAAGAAAAGGAAAGCCAGCTAGAAAATTTGATGCTCCTGAAGTTTTTAAGGATGAACTTGAGAAAATAAAACAAGCTGAAGAAGAAGCTGCAAGAAAACTTGAAGAGGCTAAACAAGAAAACAAAGCGATGTTTGATAAGTATCGCGAGGAAGCTAAAAAATTAGATAGTGGATTGGGTATTTATAAATTGGAAGAAGGCGACGGTCCAAAACCTCAGATTGGACAAAAAGTAGGTGTAGATTACGAAGGTTACTTTTTAGACGGTGGAATTTTTGATACCAGTAAAGAAGATATTGCTAAAAAGTTCAATATTTTCAACGAAATGAGAAGTATGCAAAATGGTTATGCTCCTTTAACCCTTACCTATGGTCCAGATTCTCCAATGATAGCCGGATTTAAAGAAGGCATCATGGAAATGAAAGTTGGCGATAAAGCAATATTGTATATCCCTAGCCATCTTGCTTACGGTGAGCGTGGTAAACGACCAATCGAACCTAACACCGATCTAATTTTTGTCGTAGAACTAGTTGAGATAAAATAA
- the gldI gene encoding gliding motility-associated peptidyl-prolyl isomerase GldI, which yields MKKLIFVFLIISAVISCKSPEARYPVSQNSGSYINESVAYNQKLLAEEESKIKQIIASDSTENYIASTNGFWYFYNEKGADSVSKIRPEFGDLVKFDYHISTLDNQSIYEEGEKPTKEYAVDQEKLFSGLRDGIKLMKAGETITFLFPSYKAFGYYGDKNKIGTNIPIKTTVTLHSIIEQDSLN from the coding sequence ATGAAAAAATTAATCTTTGTTTTTTTAATTATTTCCGCAGTAATTTCCTGTAAATCTCCAGAAGCACGTTATCCTGTGAGTCAAAATTCAGGAAGTTATATAAACGAATCTGTTGCGTACAACCAAAAATTGTTGGCTGAAGAAGAATCTAAAATTAAACAAATAATTGCTTCAGATAGTACCGAAAACTATATTGCAAGCACCAACGGATTCTGGTATTTTTATAATGAAAAAGGAGCCGATTCGGTTTCCAAAATACGCCCTGAGTTTGGCGATTTAGTAAAGTTTGATTATCACATAAGTACGCTGGATAACCAGTCGATTTACGAAGAAGGTGAAAAACCTACCAAAGAATACGCTGTAGATCAGGAAAAATTATTTAGCGGCCTTAGGGATGGCATCAAATTAATGAAAGCGGGTGAAACGATCACTTTCTTATTTCCGTCTTACAAAGCTTTTGGATATTATGGTGATAAAAACAAAATAGGCACAAATATTCCTATTAAAACTACCGTGACTTTACATTCTATTATAGAACAGGATTCTTTAAATTAA